A portion of the Candidatus Pristimantibacillus lignocellulolyticus genome contains these proteins:
- a CDS encoding lactococcin G-beta/enterocin 1071B family bacteriocin (Among the bacteriocins in this family, lactococcin G-beta was reported to be the beta chain of a two-chain bacteriocin, while enterocin 1071B was reported to act on its own.) has product MFKEITHDQLINIDGGGIWDDIVEFGKTAAKSPLGKLVVAIQLIEPAYDFGKGIVKGWNAYGN; this is encoded by the coding sequence ATGTTTAAAGAAATTACTCATGATCAGTTAATCAATATCGATGGCGGAGGTATTTGGGACGATATTGTTGAATTCGGTAAAACAGCTGCAAAGTCTCCACTTGGAAAGTTAGTGGTAGCAATCCAATTAATCGAGCCAGCATACGATTTTGGAAAAGGAATTGTTAAAGGTTGGAATGCATATGGTAATTAA
- a CDS encoding response regulator transcription factor: protein MIKINTLIVDADPIWRYSIEALFAKEHDIHVISSVATVQEALHYISEVDIVILDINIEAYKLEGLKILRDITIIKPVPIIILTTISDQNIILTAFQAGAMHYIDKLNYDVLPTAIREVTHTLSPFQLLLKDYHKLRNVMALHSLTPAEKEITDLIIKGYTLSNISLALYKAESTVKNQVGSIYKKMNVRTRKQLISILQ from the coding sequence ATGATTAAAATTAATACGCTAATTGTAGACGCTGATCCTATTTGGCGATATTCTATTGAAGCTTTGTTCGCAAAGGAGCATGATATTCACGTTATTAGCAGTGTAGCTACTGTTCAAGAAGCACTTCATTATATTTCAGAAGTCGATATAGTCATATTAGATATTAATATAGAAGCTTATAAATTAGAGGGTTTAAAGATTCTCCGTGACATTACAATTATTAAGCCAGTCCCTATTATTATTTTAACAACGATATCTGATCAAAATATAATACTTACTGCATTTCAAGCAGGAGCGATGCACTATATTGATAAACTCAACTATGATGTTCTACCTACCGCTATTCGAGAAGTTACTCATACTCTCTCTCCCTTTCAATTATTACTAAAGGACTATCATAAGCTTCGTAATGTTATGGCGTTGCATTCCTTAACACCCGCTGAAAAAGAAATTACTGATCTTATAATAAAAGGTTATACCTTATCCAACATTAGCTTAGCACTATATAAAGCTGAGAGCACAGTGAAGAATCAGGTTGGAAGTATATACAAAAAGATGAATGTGAGAACCCGAAAACAACTTATAAGCATATTACAATAA
- a CDS encoding TraB/GumN family protein translates to MKKIISLFVALVMVFVLTTGTQAQAAGTANDKAISVSLNGEKVQFGENGPIIEKGTTLVPARKIFETLGYDVSWDKENEVVLAEKYGLSVALQIGNLTAYINGIEVELAAAPKVYNNTTYVPLRFISETIGFNVEWQGATGSILLTKEYSKGYIWKVEKDGVEVHLLGSIHMGDEKMYPLRDEIEQAFDNSDHLVVEVNIAEGPDEKTAAEIQAMQVYSDGTTLKDHVSAETYARLQSFLVELDLPTNSYDTFKPWAIYLDMANYVSLSSGYQGGLGIDMYYLSRAQLANKPILELESYKSQLNIFDSYSKELQEQQVNEVLDGIFGITETTAETDTSLDALANLWIQGDDAGLEELVASVEESPELYEKLLTNRHTGMLEKIEGYLGNEKKESYFVVVGYLHMLGKDGLITQLKEKGYTVTRI, encoded by the coding sequence ATGAAGAAAATTATCTCACTATTCGTTGCATTAGTTATGGTATTTGTACTGACAACAGGCACTCAGGCACAGGCAGCTGGCACTGCTAACGATAAGGCAATCTCAGTTTCGCTCAATGGAGAAAAGGTTCAATTCGGTGAAAATGGGCCGATTATTGAGAAGGGCACGACGCTTGTACCAGCACGCAAGATTTTTGAAACTCTCGGTTATGATGTATCTTGGGATAAGGAAAATGAAGTTGTATTAGCAGAAAAGTATGGATTGTCTGTTGCGTTACAAATCGGAAATCTTACAGCTTATATTAACGGGATTGAAGTAGAACTAGCAGCAGCTCCTAAAGTATATAACAACACTACCTATGTACCGCTAAGATTTATTAGTGAAACTATTGGTTTTAATGTTGAGTGGCAGGGTGCTACTGGTTCCATACTATTAACAAAAGAATATAGCAAGGGCTACATTTGGAAAGTAGAAAAAGACGGTGTGGAAGTACACCTTCTAGGCTCGATCCATATGGGAGACGAGAAGATGTATCCACTTCGTGATGAAATTGAACAAGCCTTTGATAACTCTGACCACCTAGTCGTTGAGGTGAATATTGCGGAAGGACCTGATGAGAAAACCGCTGCAGAAATTCAAGCTATGCAAGTATACTCCGACGGAACAACGCTAAAGGATCATGTATCAGCAGAAACATATGCACGACTGCAATCGTTCCTTGTAGAATTAGATCTGCCTACTAACTCATATGATACATTTAAGCCGTGGGCAATATATTTGGATATGGCTAACTATGTATCACTATCCTCTGGTTATCAAGGAGGGCTGGGCATTGATATGTACTATTTAAGTAGGGCACAATTGGCAAATAAGCCTATTTTGGAACTAGAATCATATAAGTCTCAGTTGAACATTTTTGATAGTTATTCGAAGGAACTTCAGGAACAGCAAGTAAATGAAGTGCTAGATGGAATCTTTGGTATAACTGAAACAACTGCTGAGACAGATACATCATTGGATGCTTTGGCTAATTTATGGATTCAAGGAGATGACGCTGGACTGGAAGAGCTTGTTGCTAGTGTGGAAGAAAGTCCAGAATTGTATGAAAAGCTACTTACAAACCGCCATACGGGTATGTTGGAGAAAATTGAAGGCTACTTGGGTAACGAGAAGAAAGAATCATATTTCGTCGTAGTTGGATATCTTCATATGCTGGGCAAGGATGGTTTGATCACTCAGCTTAAGGAAAAAGGCTATACGGTCACTAGAATTTAA
- a CDS encoding asparaginase domain-containing protein: MENILKKSFTKKVVIPVVVTAMLLVTTNISTISSYVKAAGSSSVTQFDIPSVSSAHQQSANPNVIVIGTGGTLAGKASNGDPTSFQSYAAGTYLIADLVAQLPNKEKIADVSTYQFGNKGSGGYSIQDLYDLSLAVDQALEIYDSAVVTTGTDTMEEIAYFLDLTVQSEKPVVVTGSMRPWDVIGTDAPANLYQAIKTAASGKTKWFGTVIMLNDMIYAARDVTKSNTHRTDTFDSSMLGALGYVDDSAVRIYRAPARAVDAGTAEWASPFDLTEIEKTDLPIVEIVYNYQDAGGGAIKGSVAEGAKGIITAGTGAGGISSKLSAARTAAIRDNQVIFVSTSRTGSGSVYDSGRGNTIGGDNLDPQHARMMLLLSLAFTADLEYAQKVAKTREWFTTFGTQDVEISVDANTIVSVEVETEVPTETPVVPTETEVPTETPVVPTETEIPTVTPVVPTETEVPNVTPVVPTETPVTP; encoded by the coding sequence ATGGAGAATATCTTGAAAAAATCATTCACTAAGAAAGTAGTAATTCCAGTTGTTGTGACAGCAATGCTATTAGTAACAACAAACATTTCAACAATTAGTAGTTATGTTAAGGCGGCTGGTTCGTCAAGTGTTACACAGTTTGATATCCCATCTGTCAGTTCTGCACATCAACAATCTGCTAATCCTAATGTCATTGTAATAGGTACAGGTGGTACTCTAGCAGGTAAAGCGAGTAACGGAGATCCTACAAGCTTCCAAAGTTATGCAGCAGGTACATATTTAATAGCGGATCTAGTGGCGCAACTTCCTAATAAAGAAAAAATCGCAGATGTTTCAACTTATCAATTTGGAAATAAAGGATCAGGTGGATATTCTATTCAGGACTTATATGATCTTTCATTAGCAGTAGATCAAGCATTAGAAATATATGATAGTGCAGTTGTAACGACTGGTACGGATACGATGGAAGAGATAGCATACTTTCTCGATTTGACGGTGCAAAGTGAAAAACCAGTGGTTGTAACAGGTTCAATGAGACCTTGGGATGTTATAGGGACAGATGCTCCTGCTAATTTATATCAAGCAATTAAAACCGCTGCTAGTGGTAAAACAAAGTGGTTCGGTACAGTTATTATGCTGAATGACATGATCTATGCAGCCCGCGATGTAACGAAAAGTAATACACATCGTACAGACACATTTGATTCATCCATGCTTGGGGCATTAGGATATGTAGATGATTCTGCGGTTCGTATTTATAGAGCTCCTGCTCGTGCGGTTGATGCAGGTACTGCTGAATGGGCATCGCCATTTGATCTTACTGAAATTGAAAAAACTGATCTTCCAATAGTAGAAATCGTGTATAACTACCAAGATGCAGGTGGCGGAGCTATTAAAGGTTCTGTAGCTGAAGGTGCTAAAGGTATTATTACGGCAGGTACTGGTGCTGGCGGTATCTCAAGTAAATTGAGTGCTGCAAGAACGGCTGCAATCAGAGATAATCAAGTAATATTTGTCTCTACTTCTCGCACTGGTTCAGGTTCTGTATATGACTCTGGTCGTGGAAACACGATTGGTGGTGACAATCTGGATCCGCAACATGCTCGTATGATGCTACTACTATCCTTAGCATTTACAGCAGATCTTGAGTATGCACAAAAAGTAGCAAAAACGCGTGAATGGTTCACTACTTTCGGTACACAAGATGTTGAGATTTCTGTTGATGCTAACACGATTGTAAGTGTTGAGGTTGAAACTGAAGTTCCTACAGAAACACCGGTAGTACCGACAGAGACAGAGGTTCCTACAGAAACTCCAGTAGTACCAACGGAGACAGAGATTCCTACTGTAACTCCAGTAGTGCCAACGGAGACGGAAGTTCCTAACGTAACTCCAGTAGTTCCAACTGAAACGCCTGTAACGCCATAA
- a CDS encoding CPBP family intramembrane metalloprotease encodes MTQLVPMVKPLRGSLLIITALISLSLLNYLYNYVLNWNSVMSIEEQLNTETVQFRNETTIQILFNILFIGFLAPVIEELLFRGFLFSYLNRSGKVLFASLLTSALFGLMHSGLFFFAFTMSIMSIMLYKYTKSLRASIYFHIAWNSLSVLLNYLQ; translated from the coding sequence TTGACTCAATTAGTACCTATGGTCAAACCTTTAAGAGGTTCTTTACTCATTATTACAGCACTCATTTCACTGTCGCTTCTTAACTATCTTTACAATTATGTTTTAAACTGGAACAGCGTAATGAGCATCGAAGAACAGTTAAATACTGAAACTGTACAATTTAGAAATGAAACGACCATTCAAATATTGTTCAATATTTTATTTATAGGATTCTTAGCACCAGTAATTGAGGAATTACTATTTAGAGGATTTTTATTTTCATATCTCAATAGAAGTGGAAAAGTACTTTTTGCTAGTTTACTTACTTCAGCATTATTTGGATTAATGCATAGTGGCTTGTTTTTCTTCGCATTTACGATGAGCATTATGTCCATTATGTTATACAAATACACTAAATCGCTTAGGGCATCTATCTACTTTCACATTGCATGGAATAGTTTGAGTGTCCTCCTGAACTATTTACAATAA
- a CDS encoding HlyD family efflux transporter periplasmic adaptor subunit: MKAIIRNLSDMSDSRELLEARTSPAITSFLVILLVLIGSVITWSFFGQIDETAKAQGVVRPNEKVSTIQSSTLGQIEDIFVSEGMYVEEGDSLIVLQQEEYVTELNYRLEELEQQKQELVLLERYMQSIEIDQNLFQSNIEEESYYYKLVEQFNLEYQQLELDYMTADQQIKSTKTELEQSQSSIDLNIEANKTNMETTKQELSKAITQLTEDIKQEKNLKLSIQSGKNKISSTDELRTAQYEQYSTQLKQLQVDLTNAKNTYETSLKLGDRFISQVELEQQLGVYEKATLQVTMLEKEALLSTESNITSYETKLEELNLEYSKLIQPNGSLQLEIASLDLKKEQLNIQEQELKQKTELTETAEVTSLQKYRLDRVVIIQASIDDKQSNIESIQENIQKIEQELENKTMKSPVSGTVNIVKELNKGDVIQPGEPLLTILPTDETMYKASIAVTNQEIGKIAIGDQVKLNFDAFPKQSYGSLVGEVTSIGSDAVVQQDGLRYYIIEAAIANEPLVNQKGEQGEIRVGMTAEAYIVTNSQKIIYYILEKINLKE; the protein is encoded by the coding sequence ATGAAAGCTATCATCCGCAATTTGTCCGATATGTCGGATAGTCGTGAATTACTGGAAGCCCGTACAAGTCCTGCAATTACTTCGTTTTTAGTCATATTACTTGTGCTTATTGGATCTGTGATCACATGGTCATTTTTTGGTCAAATCGATGAAACTGCTAAGGCTCAAGGGGTTGTAAGGCCTAATGAAAAGGTGAGCACAATACAATCATCAACACTTGGTCAGATAGAAGATATTTTTGTTAGTGAGGGCATGTATGTTGAAGAGGGAGATTCGCTTATTGTTTTACAGCAGGAGGAATATGTGACTGAGCTAAACTATCGTCTTGAAGAGCTAGAACAACAAAAGCAAGAATTAGTACTTTTAGAGAGATATATGCAAAGCATTGAAATCGATCAAAATTTATTCCAATCTAATATAGAAGAAGAAAGTTATTATTATAAATTAGTAGAGCAGTTTAATTTAGAGTATCAACAACTTGAGTTAGACTATATGACAGCTGATCAACAAATCAAATCAACCAAAACTGAACTTGAACAATCACAATCTAGCATTGATTTGAATATTGAAGCGAATAAAACAAATATGGAAACAACTAAGCAAGAACTTTCAAAAGCAATTACACAATTAACTGAGGATATTAAACAGGAAAAGAATTTAAAATTATCGATTCAATCAGGAAAAAATAAAATATCATCAACTGATGAACTGAGAACTGCACAATATGAACAATATAGTACGCAGCTAAAGCAATTACAGGTTGACTTAACTAATGCAAAAAACACATATGAGACTTCCCTCAAGCTCGGTGATCGATTTATATCTCAAGTTGAGTTAGAGCAACAACTCGGAGTCTATGAAAAAGCAACGCTACAAGTAACAATGTTAGAGAAAGAAGCTTTGTTATCCACGGAAAGTAATATTACAAGTTATGAGACGAAGTTAGAGGAATTAAACTTAGAATACTCTAAATTAATTCAGCCCAATGGATCTTTGCAACTAGAAATCGCATCATTAGATCTAAAGAAAGAACAATTAAATATTCAAGAGCAGGAGTTAAAACAAAAAACAGAACTGACAGAAACTGCAGAGGTAACTTCACTTCAAAAGTATAGGCTGGATCGAGTAGTCATAATCCAAGCGAGCATAGATGATAAACAATCGAACATCGAATCTATACAAGAAAATATCCAAAAGATAGAACAAGAATTAGAAAATAAGACAATGAAATCTCCGGTTTCTGGCACTGTTAATATTGTAAAAGAACTAAATAAGGGCGATGTTATCCAACCGGGAGAACCTTTACTTACCATATTACCAACTGACGAAACGATGTATAAAGCTAGCATAGCAGTCACGAATCAAGAGATAGGGAAAATTGCTATTGGAGATCAGGTTAAGCTAAATTTCGATGCTTTTCCTAAGCAAAGTTATGGTTCTTTAGTTGGTGAGGTAACCTCCATAGGTTCAGATGCTGTTGTTCAGCAGGACGGTTTACGTTATTACATTATAGAAGCTGCTATCGCAAATGAACCTTTAGTTAATCAAAAAGGTGAGCAAGGTGAAATTAGAGTAGGTATGACTGCAGAGGCGTACATCGTAACAAATTCACAAAAAATTATTTACTATATTCTTGAAAAAATTAATTTGAAGGAATAG
- a CDS encoding asparaginase domain-containing protein has product MSLTRDINLKRLFLSLLVVAIISTSWSFGKPNAAALAASSTVTIPTFEIPAVTDAQQASEKPNIIVIGTGGTLAGKASNGDPTNFQSYAAGTYLIADLVAQLPNKEKIADVSTYQFGNKGSGGYSIQDLYDLSLAVEQSLEQYDGAVVTTGTDTMEEIAYFLDLTVQSEKPVVVTGAMRPWDVIGTDGPANLYQAIKTAASNKTKWYGTVIMLNDTIQAAREVTKSNTHRMDTFDTAMFGVLGYVDDNAVRMYRLNGRASKAGTDQWKTPFNLKTIAKGDLPSVGILYNYQAAGAGALNGLVEEGVQGIVTAGTGAGGISSALSSARSKAIKDKNIVFVSSSRTGSGSVYSSGNGIIAGDNLDPQHARIMLILTLAFTDDFNQMKTWFATVGTQEISINVANDEVTPEPTPIPTPIPTPTPGTGSGSGSDGNTSPEPTVTPIPEPTVTPNPDGNGQVNSFTDTKGHWAEENISKAVTAGIVTGYTDGSYKPNVEVTRAEFLVMLMRLLGEKESNTTMTFTDEASIASWARTAVLNGIEREIVTGYADGSFQPNRNINRMELVLMAVRAMDIDLSKYTTTTFADNGDIATWAKAAVAAAAEEGIIQGKGNNKFDPNGTATRAEAITIIMNMMKFME; this is encoded by the coding sequence ATGAGTTTAACTCGAGATATTAATTTGAAACGCCTGTTCCTTTCTCTCCTAGTTGTAGCTATTATATCTACTTCTTGGAGTTTCGGTAAACCAAATGCTGCTGCCCTGGCTGCTTCCTCGACAGTTACAATACCTACCTTTGAAATACCTGCTGTCACTGATGCACAACAAGCTTCAGAGAAGCCTAATATTATCGTAATAGGTACGGGTGGTACTTTAGCTGGTAAAGCGAGTAACGGTGATCCTACAAATTTTCAAAGTTATGCAGCGGGTACGTATTTAATAGCCGATCTTGTGGCTCAACTACCTAATAAAGAAAAAATTGCAGATGTGTCAACGTATCAATTTGGCAATAAAGGATCAGGTGGCTATTCAATTCAAGATCTATATGATCTATCACTTGCTGTTGAGCAATCATTAGAACAATATGATGGTGCAGTAGTAACGACTGGTACGGATACGATGGAAGAGATTGCGTATTTCCTAGACCTTACTGTTCAAAGTGAAAAGCCAGTAGTTGTTACAGGAGCAATGAGACCTTGGGATGTAATCGGGACAGATGGTCCTGCTAACCTATACCAAGCGATTAAAACAGCGGCTAGTAACAAAACAAAATGGTATGGAACAGTCATCATGTTAAATGATACGATCCAAGCTGCTAGAGAAGTGACGAAGAGTAATACTCATCGCATGGATACATTCGATACAGCAATGTTTGGTGTATTGGGTTATGTCGATGATAATGCTGTAAGAATGTACAGACTTAATGGACGTGCTTCTAAGGCGGGTACAGACCAATGGAAAACACCTTTTAATCTTAAAACTATTGCTAAAGGGGATTTACCTAGCGTAGGTATTCTATATAACTATCAAGCAGCAGGTGCAGGAGCACTTAACGGATTGGTAGAAGAAGGAGTACAAGGAATTGTTACTGCTGGTACAGGTGCAGGAGGAATTTCATCCGCACTGTCAAGTGCAAGATCAAAAGCGATTAAGGATAAAAATATAGTCTTTGTATCCAGTTCGCGTACAGGATCAGGGTCTGTATACAGCTCTGGTAATGGTATTATCGCAGGGGATAACCTAGATCCTCAACATGCTAGAATTATGTTGATTCTAACACTTGCTTTTACTGATGATTTCAATCAAATGAAAACGTGGTTTGCAACAGTAGGTACGCAAGAAATTAGTATCAACGTAGCTAATGATGAAGTTACTCCAGAACCAACACCGATACCAACACCAATACCAACACCAACACCTGGAACGGGTTCGGGAAGCGGAAGTGATGGTAATACTTCACCAGAACCAACAGTGACACCAATACCAGAACCAACGGTAACGCCTAATCCAGATGGAAATGGTCAAGTAAACTCATTCACGGATACAAAGGGTCACTGGGCAGAAGAAAACATTAGTAAAGCAGTAACAGCTGGTATTGTGACTGGATATACAGATGGTAGCTACAAGCCTAATGTAGAAGTTACCCGTGCAGAATTTTTAGTCATGCTAATGAGGTTATTAGGTGAAAAAGAGAGTAATACTACAATGACCTTTACGGATGAAGCTAGTATTGCATCATGGGCAAGAACTGCTGTGTTAAATGGTATCGAACGTGAAATCGTTACTGGATATGCAGATGGTTCATTCCAACCAAATCGAAATATCAATCGTATGGAGTTAGTACTTATGGCTGTAAGAGCAATGGATATTGATCTTAGTAAGTACACTACAACGACTTTTGCTGATAATGGTGATATTGCAACTTGGGCAAAAGCTGCGGTTGCAGCAGCAGCTGAGGAAGGTATTATTCAAGGTAAAGGCAATAATAAATTCGATCCGAATGGTACTGCAACAAGAGCTGAAGCGATCACGATCATTATGAATATGATGAAGTTTATGGAATAA
- a CDS encoding peptidase domain-containing ABC transporter: MLFLKKYHCIKQQDIKDCGAACLATISKQHGLKYPISKIREIAGTDKKGTNAYGLVKAAEQLGFTAKGVKGDQEAFFSEFPLPAIAHVVIDQSLLHYVVIHKISEKEVIIADPGKGLVKYTPEDFFGIWTGVLILMVPTPQFQKGDHTKGLFSRFFSLLIPQKNMLVGIFMASILYTVLGIFGAFYFQFLLDEILPYGLQKTLHILSIGVIVLYIFQVLLNAFRSHLLLYLSQKLDISLILGYYHHVLKLPMSFFGTRKTGEIISRLMDASKVRDAISSATLTIMIDIIMVIVGGVILYSQSTLLFGVTIILVPIYLALVWGFHKSFDRLNRDQMEKNAQLTSYIFESIDGIETVKAYHAESKANFETEKKFVDLLRSVFKFGVMNNIQDSLKGFVQMLGGVAILWIGAMQVINGHMSMGQLITYNALLAYFLNPIQNLINLQPTIQTAVVAADRLGEILDLEPEKADTEENKLKLASLKGNISLTNVDFRYGTRALTLKSINLTINQGEKIAFVGESGSGKTTLIKLLMQFYSHEQGDIVINEHNIKDIHLDYLRQRIAYIPQDTFFFSGTIHDNLSLGIDSDEDLVAITEACKIAQAHEFINQFPLRYQTMLEENGSNLSGGQKQRLAIARAILKQPDILILDEATSNLDSTTERAVSETINSFENVTTIIIAHRLSTIMRCDRIYVMDNGSIIEQGTHQELLAAHGKYYGLWKDQLPGIELTQENQQYAVGVGGV; the protein is encoded by the coding sequence ATGCTCTTTCTAAAAAAATACCATTGCATCAAGCAACAAGATATAAAAGACTGCGGTGCTGCCTGCTTGGCAACAATATCTAAGCAGCACGGCTTAAAATATCCAATATCAAAAATAAGAGAAATTGCAGGTACAGATAAGAAAGGTACAAATGCTTATGGTTTAGTAAAAGCTGCAGAGCAACTAGGTTTTACCGCGAAAGGTGTTAAAGGTGACCAAGAAGCCTTTTTTAGCGAATTTCCACTTCCTGCGATTGCACATGTCGTTATCGACCAGTCCTTACTCCACTATGTTGTCATACATAAAATATCTGAAAAAGAAGTAATTATTGCAGATCCAGGTAAAGGTCTTGTTAAGTATACACCAGAAGACTTTTTTGGAATATGGACAGGGGTTCTTATCCTTATGGTTCCTACTCCACAATTTCAAAAGGGTGATCATACGAAGGGGCTTTTTTCGCGTTTCTTCAGCTTACTAATCCCACAAAAAAATATGCTAGTTGGCATCTTTATGGCGTCAATACTTTACACTGTACTTGGCATTTTTGGTGCATTTTATTTTCAATTTCTTCTAGATGAAATATTACCCTACGGCTTGCAAAAAACATTACATATACTTTCTATCGGCGTTATCGTTCTCTATATATTTCAGGTACTATTAAATGCTTTCCGCAGCCACCTATTACTATATTTGAGTCAAAAACTCGATATTTCGCTAATACTTGGCTATTATCACCATGTATTAAAACTACCAATGAGTTTTTTCGGTACAAGAAAAACTGGAGAAATTATATCGCGTTTAATGGATGCTTCTAAGGTTAGAGATGCTATTTCGAGTGCAACACTAACGATTATGATTGATATTATTATGGTCATAGTTGGAGGTGTTATTTTATATTCCCAAAGCACCTTATTATTTGGAGTCACCATTATACTGGTACCAATTTATCTAGCATTAGTTTGGGGATTTCATAAGTCCTTTGATAGACTTAACAGAGATCAGATGGAAAAGAATGCTCAATTAACATCTTACATTTTCGAGTCTATTGATGGAATCGAAACAGTAAAGGCTTATCATGCGGAGAGTAAAGCTAATTTTGAAACGGAAAAGAAGTTTGTTGATCTTCTTAGATCTGTCTTTAAATTCGGAGTGATGAACAACATTCAAGATTCTCTGAAGGGATTTGTCCAAATGTTAGGTGGAGTTGCTATTCTATGGATTGGAGCTATGCAAGTTATTAATGGCCATATGTCGATGGGGCAACTCATTACTTATAATGCGTTATTGGCATATTTTCTTAATCCTATTCAAAATTTAATTAACCTTCAACCGACGATTCAAACGGCAGTAGTAGCAGCTGATCGATTAGGTGAAATATTAGATCTAGAACCTGAAAAAGCAGATACTGAGGAAAATAAATTAAAGTTAGCTTCATTAAAAGGGAATATATCGCTAACTAATGTTGATTTTCGCTATGGTACGAGAGCATTAACTTTGAAAAGTATTAACCTTACGATTAATCAAGGTGAAAAAATAGCGTTTGTTGGTGAAAGTGGTTCTGGAAAAACAACACTAATTAAACTACTAATGCAATTTTATAGCCATGAGCAAGGGGATATTGTCATTAATGAACATAATATTAAAGACATACATCTGGATTATTTAAGACAACGTATTGCGTATATTCCACAGGATACATTCTTCTTCAGCGGTACAATCCATGATAATTTAAGTTTAGGCATCGACAGTGATGAAGACTTAGTAGCCATAACAGAAGCTTGTAAAATAGCCCAGGCTCATGAATTTATTAATCAGTTTCCATTACGATATCAGACTATGCTTGAAGAAAATGGCTCTAATCTTTCTGGTGGTCAGAAACAAAGGTTAGCCATTGCCAGAGCGATACTTAAACAACCAGATATTCTTATTCTTGATGAAGCGACAAGTAACTTAGACTCAACTACGGAAAGAGCTGTTTCTGAAACAATTAATAGTTTTGAGAATGTTACGACGATTATTATTGCTCATCGTCTGAGCACAATTATGCGTTGTGATCGAATATATGTGATGGATAACGGAAGTATTATTGAACAAGGTACACATCAAGAGTTATTAGCAGCACACGGAAAATATTACGGACTGTGGAAAGATCAATTACCAGGCATAGAATTAACTCAGGAAAACCAACAATATGCAGTGGGAGTAGGTGGAGTGTAA